One stretch of Corallococcus exiguus DNA includes these proteins:
- a CDS encoding protein-L-isoaspartate(D-aspartate) O-methyltransferase: protein MGDWGRAEYLARQGIRDRRVLAAIANLSRADFVPVGSRDSAHQDVPLPIGHGQTISQPYVVALMTEALRLRGCERVLEIGTGSGYQTAVLAMLAREVFTVEIVRELARPARRLLHHLGFTNVFYREGDGSQGWAQAAPFDAIIATAAPEDIPRELLRQLRPGGRMVIPVGSVNEPQELLRIRRRQPGMLPRVERLLPVRFVPMTGLGSALR, encoded by the coding sequence ATGGGAGACTGGGGGCGAGCGGAGTATCTGGCGCGGCAGGGCATCCGGGATCGCCGGGTGCTCGCGGCGATCGCCAACCTGAGCCGCGCGGACTTCGTGCCCGTGGGCTCGCGGGACTCGGCCCATCAAGACGTGCCGCTGCCCATTGGCCACGGGCAGACCATCAGCCAGCCCTACGTGGTGGCCCTGATGACGGAGGCCCTGCGCCTGCGCGGCTGTGAGCGCGTGCTCGAAATCGGCACCGGCTCCGGCTACCAGACGGCGGTGCTGGCGATGCTGGCCCGCGAGGTCTTCACGGTGGAGATCGTCCGCGAGCTGGCCCGGCCCGCCCGGCGGTTGCTCCACCATCTGGGCTTCACCAACGTGTTCTACCGGGAGGGTGACGGCTCCCAGGGTTGGGCCCAGGCCGCGCCCTTCGACGCCATCATCGCCACCGCCGCGCCGGAGGACATCCCCCGGGAGCTCCTGCGCCAGCTGAGGCCCGGGGGGCGGATGGTCATCCCCGTGGGCTCCGTGAACGAGCCGCAGGAGTTGCTGCGCATCCGCCGGAGACAGCCGGGGATGCTGCCCCGGGTGGAGCGCCTGCTGCCGGTGCGCTTCGTCCCCATGACGGGACTGGGCTCCGCCCT